The Fragaria vesca subsp. vesca linkage group LG2, FraVesHawaii_1.0, whole genome shotgun sequence genome includes a window with the following:
- the LOC101299254 gene encoding uncharacterized protein LOC101299254 has product MMKSVLLRPCPSSTLLFKSHTEAHPQKMASTVRCSSRNQAHIPKLEPFSRSKLDRAIQGPTLIEKCENELSDYCSTLEGDESYGCWRAYFELKDLEKETPKGDVEKLILQAGGIKSLVGCLHGIAAMQKGKTYGFNSAKPVEEVKAGERLCPIPDGLPKSAAELEEEEKSKMPDSAFTRLLRIKGTHPAWYSLAPDHETD; this is encoded by the exons ATGATGAAGTCAGTCTTGCTTCGTCCTTGTCCTTCTTCTACGCTTCTCTTCAAATCACACACAGAAGCTCACCCTCAAAAAATGGCTTCCACTGTTCGTTGCTCTTCCAGAAACCAAGCTCACATTCCGAAGCTCGAGCCCTTCAGCCGCTCCAAGTTGGACCGCGCCATTCAAGGCCCTACCCTGATCGAAAAGTGCGAGAACGAGCTCTCTG ATTACTGTTCGACTCTTGAAGGAGACGAGTCTTATGGTTGCTGGAGGGCCTACTTTGAGCTCAAAGATCTCGAG AAAGAGACGCCGAAAGGAGATGTGGAGAAGCTGATTTTGCAAGCAGGGGGGATAAAGTCATTAGTGGGGTGTTTGCATGGAATTGCTGCAATGCAAAAGGGGAAGACGTATGGATTCAATTCAGCAAAGCCAGTGGAAGAAGTGAAAGCAGGGGAGAGGCTGTGTCCTATACCTGATGGGTTGCCCAAGTCAGCTGCCGAGCTAGAGGAAGAAGAGAAATCAAAAATGCCCGATTCGGCTTTCACGAGGCTTCTCAGGATCAAAGGGACTCATCCTGCTTGGTATTCACTGGCCCCCGACCATGAAACAGATTGA
- the LOC101299725 gene encoding pentatricopeptide repeat-containing protein At5g66631-like isoform 2: MHFHLLKILTRRYSRNLFPNKLSHYLHRANLIDSIRLKLRTNTPNSLTPLVNDTHLLDSFVVTQALRSAPSADSALLLNKVLESNPGFVHTQNTVHALATVLAKSGRAGELNYLIEAVHAGRFRNVRLSFMNIMSWQAAVGDLEAVLRTWEEYRSVEKRVCAESYNVVMRVYAELGKDCEAVQVFYRMVAEGALPNCRTYTVMIKHMVKCGKLEAAMEVFKVLPFMRVKRSLRQYQVLVEACVGEKQFEGVKALLEEMRVDGMLPGRAMHLSLKRMQEAGFIEESDEFLREMLPNEGIKSIGYCDDCGDDDDDDDDEERDEEEDADDDDDRAGKGKEGIGVQLKPWLDPRSLTNALQSWSPNEVSTLEEANFVWTTRLVCKILRNFKSAETAWKFFCWVACQPGFTHDIYTVQRMMTLLARHGYAALVDKLLSKVRMEQMRLPFSTIRLIIDFYGLSKNADAALKVFDNGRNLCGPISDFNLMLLYSSLLRTLTKCGRDSDVMDVLEEMILSGICPDIQTFSGLMHHFAQNGDIKTVQKLFAMVRQSGVQPDAYIFKVLIQAYCKCERAALAYRAFEDLRNLNLLPNPATKELLVKSLWKEGKRREAAAVEESCEETNDVLPLTLRGHIWMANL, encoded by the exons ATGCATTTCCACCTCCTCAAAATCCTCACCCGCCGCTATTCCCGCAACCTATTTCCCAACAAGCTCTCCCACTACCTCCACCGCGCCAACCTCATCGACTCCATCCGTCTCAAGCTCCGTACCAATACCCCAAACTCCCTCACTCCTTTAGTAAACGACACCCACCTCCTCGACTCCTTCGTAGTCACGCAAGCCCTCCGCTCCGCTCCCTCAGCCGACTCTGCCCTCTTGCTCAATAAAGTCCTCGAATCGAATCCTGGTTTCGTGCACACCCAGAACACGGTTCATGCGTTGGCAACTGTTCTGGCCAAGTCAGGCCGTGCCGGGGAGCTTAACTACCTTATTGAAGCTGTCCATGCCGGGAGGTTTCGCAACGTTCGGCTGAGTTTCATGAACATTATGAGCTGGCAAGCTGCTGTTGGGGACCTGGAGGCGGTTCTTCGGACGTGGGAGGAGTATAGAAGTGTGGAGAAGCGTGTGTGCGCTGAGTCTTATAATGTTGTTATGAGGGTTTATGCGGAGTTGGGGAAGGATTGTGAGGCGGTGCAGGTTTTTTATAGGATGGTTGCGGAAGGAGCGCTTCCGAATTGCAGGACTTATACGGTTATGATTAAGCATATGGTGAAGTGTGGGAAGCTGGAGGCTGCGATGGAGGTGTTCAAGGTGTTGCCTTTTATGAGGGTGAAGCGGAGTTTGAGGCAGTATCAGGTTTTGGTGGAGGCGTGCGTTGGAGAGAAGCAGTTTGAGGGGGTTAAGGCTTTACTTGAGGAAATGCGAGTTGATGGAATGTTGCCTGGCCGAGCTATGCATTTGTCGTTGAAACGAATGCAAGAGGCGGGGTTTATTGAGGAGAGTGACGAGTTTTTGAGGGAAATGTTGCCTAATGAGGGAATCAAGAGTATAGGGTATTGTGATGATTGTGGTGATGATGATGATGATGATGATGATGAGGAGAGGGATGAGGAGGAGGATGCTGACGATGATGATGATCGTGCTGGGAAGGGTAAAGAGGGTATTGGGGTTCAGTTAAAACCTTGGTTAGACCCAAGATCACTGACAAATGCATTACAAAGTTGGAGCCCCAATGAGGTATCAACATTAGAGGAGGCAAATTTTGTGTGGACTACGCGGTTAGTATGCAAGATTCTTAGGAATTTTAAATCAGCTGAAACAGCTTGGAAGTTTTTCTGTTGGGTTGCTTGTCAGCCAGGTTTTACCCATGATATTTACACAGTTCAAAGGATGATGACCCTTTTAGCACGCCATGGATATGCTGCATTGGTTGATAAACTTTTGTCCAAAGTAAGGATGGAGCAAATGAGATTGCCGTTTTCAACAATCAGGCTGATCATTGACTTCTATGGTCTCTCGAAGAATGCTGACGCTGCTCTGAAGGTCTTTGACAATGGTAGAAACCTGTGTGGCCCTATATCAGATTTCAATCTGATGCTTCTGTACTCGTCTCTTTTACGAACATTGACCAAATGCGGGAGGGATTCAGATGTAATGGATGTACTTGAAGAGATGATCTTGAGTGGGATTTGTCCTGATATTCAGACATTTTCTGGGTTGATGCATCATTTTGCACAAAATGGTGACATCAAAACTGTGCAGAAACTATTTGCAATGGTTAGGCAGAGTGGTGTCCAGCCAGATGCTTATATATTTAAAGTGCTAATTCAAGCATATTGCAAGTGTGAGAGAGCTGCTCTTGCATATAGAGCTTTCGAAGACTTGAGGAATTTGAATTTGCTGCCGAACCCTGCCACAAAAGAGTTGCTTGTGAAGAGTCTTTGGAAGGAAGGCAAGCGGAGAGAGGCTGCCGCTGTAGAAGAGAGTTGTGAAGAAACAAATGATGTTCTTCCACTCACTTTGCGTGGTCACATATGGATG GCCAACCTATGA
- the LOC101299725 gene encoding pentatricopeptide repeat-containing protein At5g66631-like isoform 1: MHFHLLKILTRRYSRNLFPNKLSHYLHRANLIDSIRLKLRTNTPNSLTPLVNDTHLLDSFVVTQALRSAPSADSALLLNKVLESNPGFVHTQNTVHALATVLAKSGRAGELNYLIEAVHAGRFRNVRLSFMNIMSWQAAVGDLEAVLRTWEEYRSVEKRVCAESYNVVMRVYAELGKDCEAVQVFYRMVAEGALPNCRTYTVMIKHMVKCGKLEAAMEVFKVLPFMRVKRSLRQYQVLVEACVGEKQFEGVKALLEEMRVDGMLPGRAMHLSLKRMQEAGFIEESDEFLREMLPNEGIKSIGYCDDCGDDDDDDDDEERDEEEDADDDDDRAGKGKEGIGVQLKPWLDPRSLTNALQSWSPNEVSTLEEANFVWTTRLVCKILRNFKSAETAWKFFCWVACQPGFTHDIYTVQRMMTLLARHGYAALVDKLLSKVRMEQMRLPFSTIRLIIDFYGLSKNADAALKVFDNGRNLCGPISDFNLMLLYSSLLRTLTKCGRDSDVMDVLEEMILSGICPDIQTFSGLMHHFAQNGDIKTVQKLFAMVRQSGVQPDAYIFKVLIQAYCKCERAALAYRAFEDLRNLNLLPNPATKELLVKSLWKEGKRREAAAVEESCEETNDVLPLTLRGHIWMVSSTDLSKVFSIYSSSFISADE; encoded by the coding sequence ATGCATTTCCACCTCCTCAAAATCCTCACCCGCCGCTATTCCCGCAACCTATTTCCCAACAAGCTCTCCCACTACCTCCACCGCGCCAACCTCATCGACTCCATCCGTCTCAAGCTCCGTACCAATACCCCAAACTCCCTCACTCCTTTAGTAAACGACACCCACCTCCTCGACTCCTTCGTAGTCACGCAAGCCCTCCGCTCCGCTCCCTCAGCCGACTCTGCCCTCTTGCTCAATAAAGTCCTCGAATCGAATCCTGGTTTCGTGCACACCCAGAACACGGTTCATGCGTTGGCAACTGTTCTGGCCAAGTCAGGCCGTGCCGGGGAGCTTAACTACCTTATTGAAGCTGTCCATGCCGGGAGGTTTCGCAACGTTCGGCTGAGTTTCATGAACATTATGAGCTGGCAAGCTGCTGTTGGGGACCTGGAGGCGGTTCTTCGGACGTGGGAGGAGTATAGAAGTGTGGAGAAGCGTGTGTGCGCTGAGTCTTATAATGTTGTTATGAGGGTTTATGCGGAGTTGGGGAAGGATTGTGAGGCGGTGCAGGTTTTTTATAGGATGGTTGCGGAAGGAGCGCTTCCGAATTGCAGGACTTATACGGTTATGATTAAGCATATGGTGAAGTGTGGGAAGCTGGAGGCTGCGATGGAGGTGTTCAAGGTGTTGCCTTTTATGAGGGTGAAGCGGAGTTTGAGGCAGTATCAGGTTTTGGTGGAGGCGTGCGTTGGAGAGAAGCAGTTTGAGGGGGTTAAGGCTTTACTTGAGGAAATGCGAGTTGATGGAATGTTGCCTGGCCGAGCTATGCATTTGTCGTTGAAACGAATGCAAGAGGCGGGGTTTATTGAGGAGAGTGACGAGTTTTTGAGGGAAATGTTGCCTAATGAGGGAATCAAGAGTATAGGGTATTGTGATGATTGTGGTGATGATGATGATGATGATGATGATGAGGAGAGGGATGAGGAGGAGGATGCTGACGATGATGATGATCGTGCTGGGAAGGGTAAAGAGGGTATTGGGGTTCAGTTAAAACCTTGGTTAGACCCAAGATCACTGACAAATGCATTACAAAGTTGGAGCCCCAATGAGGTATCAACATTAGAGGAGGCAAATTTTGTGTGGACTACGCGGTTAGTATGCAAGATTCTTAGGAATTTTAAATCAGCTGAAACAGCTTGGAAGTTTTTCTGTTGGGTTGCTTGTCAGCCAGGTTTTACCCATGATATTTACACAGTTCAAAGGATGATGACCCTTTTAGCACGCCATGGATATGCTGCATTGGTTGATAAACTTTTGTCCAAAGTAAGGATGGAGCAAATGAGATTGCCGTTTTCAACAATCAGGCTGATCATTGACTTCTATGGTCTCTCGAAGAATGCTGACGCTGCTCTGAAGGTCTTTGACAATGGTAGAAACCTGTGTGGCCCTATATCAGATTTCAATCTGATGCTTCTGTACTCGTCTCTTTTACGAACATTGACCAAATGCGGGAGGGATTCAGATGTAATGGATGTACTTGAAGAGATGATCTTGAGTGGGATTTGTCCTGATATTCAGACATTTTCTGGGTTGATGCATCATTTTGCACAAAATGGTGACATCAAAACTGTGCAGAAACTATTTGCAATGGTTAGGCAGAGTGGTGTCCAGCCAGATGCTTATATATTTAAAGTGCTAATTCAAGCATATTGCAAGTGTGAGAGAGCTGCTCTTGCATATAGAGCTTTCGAAGACTTGAGGAATTTGAATTTGCTGCCGAACCCTGCCACAAAAGAGTTGCTTGTGAAGAGTCTTTGGAAGGAAGGCAAGCGGAGAGAGGCTGCCGCTGTAGAAGAGAGTTGTGAAGAAACAAATGATGTTCTTCCACTCACTTTGCGTGGTCACATATGGATGGTGAGCTCTACTGATCTCTCAAAGGTTTTTTCTATCTACTCTAGTAGCTTTATATCAGCTGATGAATAG